The following DNA comes from Cellulomonas soli.
GACGGGTGCCTGGTCTGCGACCTGTGACGGGTCCGTGGCCGGTCCGGACGTCGCGGCGTGCTGCCCCAGCGGTGCGGTGAGGAAGCCGGAGATGAGGCGTTCGATGTCGGCGGCCATGTCGACGTCGAGGCCGTTGAGCCATAGGACCTCGAGGCCTTCGGTGGCGGCGAGGGTGTCGATGGCGGCGCGGCCGGGGTCGACGCCGTCGACGAGCCCGCCGTCGGCCGCGATGGCTTGGTACGCGGCGGTGACGGCCTGCGTGATCCGCGAGAAGCGTTCGACGAAGTAGTCGTGCGCGGGGTGGTCGGGGTCGGTGCCCTCGGCGGCGAGGACCTTGTAGAGCTGCACCATGCCGCGCTGCTCGCCCTGGCGGCGGGAGATCTCGACGAGCCCGGCGAGGAAGTCGCGCCCGGTGCGTCCGGCCAGGACGTCCTCGGCGCCGTGGTCGCGGCTCTCGAGGACGGCGCGCAGCAGGGCGACCTTGCCGCCGGCGAAGTGGTGCAGCACGCCGGTCTGGGTCATGCCGACCTGGCGGGCGATCTCGTTGACCGAGCTGCCGGTGTACCCGGAGCGGGCGAAGACGACGTGGGCCGCCTCGAGGATCTGTGCCCGTCGTTCTGCGCTCTTGCGGTACTCACCCCGGGGCCCGGCCATGGCTGCAGGCTAGTGGCGTCAGCGAAAATATTGACGTTGGCATATTTTCGCGGTTACGGTTCCCCCATCCCCGGAGACGGGGCGTCAACGTCGACACCGGCCGCAGCGTCGCGGCCCCTTCCTCCAGGGAAGTCTGATGACCATCCACGCTGAATCGACTCAATCGCTGGACCCCGCCGACGGCGGACTGCACGACCCGGCCGGGTTCGCGCCCACCACGTCCGGGTCGACCGCCAGGACCATCGCCCTCGTCCTCATCGCCGCCGTCGGCATGTACGTCATGGCGATGAGCCTGTCGACCGCACTCTCGCTGCGGATCGCCTCTGTCGCACCGGACACCAAGGACGTCCTCTACAGCCGCATCGTCTCGATCGGCGCGCTGGCGATGCTCGTGGTCGTCCCGCTCGCCGGGGCGCTCTCCGACCGGACCACCAGCCGGTTCGGCCGCCGCCGGCCGTGGATCGTCGCCGGGCTGCTCGTCACCCTGCTCGGCGCCCTCGTGGTCGGCGCGTCGTCGAACCCGCTGGTGATCGGCGCGGCCTACATCGTGGCGGTGGCGGCCATGCAGGCCGGCTTCAACGCCTACGCCGTGATCCCGGTCGAGGCCGTGCCCGACGCGATGCGTGCCCGGGTCATGGGCGTCATGGGCCTGTTCGGCGCCCTGGCGTTCTCCGGCGGCTCCTACCTCACCGGGGCGCTCGTCGATCAGCCCCTGCTGCTCATGACCGTGCCCGTCCTGCTCGCCCTGGTCGCCTCCCTGCCGCTGCTCGCGCTGTACCGCGACCCGGTCAAGGTCCGCGCCGAGGTCCCCGCGCTCGACGTGCGCTCGATGGTCGGCGGGATGATCGTCAACCCGCGCAAGCACCCGAACTTCGGCTGGACGTGGCTGGCGCGGTTCCTGGCCGGCATGGCCATGGCCGCGCTGTTCACCTACTTCATCTACTTCATGATCGACGTGCTCGCGGTGCCGCTGCCCGAGGTCGGCGCCAAGGCCGGTCTGCTCACGCTCATCTCGGCGCCCGTGTCGATCATCTGCTTCACCGGCTCGGGGTGGCTCTCGGACAAGATCGGGCGCCGCAAGCCGATCGTCGCGGCCGCCGCGCTCTTCATGGCCGCGGGGCTCGTCCTGGGTGCCACCGCGTCGAGCTTCAACGGGTTCGCCGTCGCCTGGGTCGTGTTCGCCGTCGGCCAGGCCGCCTACCTCACGGTGGACCTCGCGCTGTGCGCCTCGGTCCTGCCCGACTCCCGCGACGCCGGCAAGGACATGGCCGTCTTCGGCCTCGCGCTGAACATCCCGAACATCCTGGTCCCGGCCCTCGGTCCGACGATCCTGGCCCTGGGCGGCGGGCAGAACTACACCGTGCTGTGGATCGGCGCGGCCGTGCTGTGCATCACCGGGGCAGCGCTCATGCCGCTCATCAAGGGGGTGCGCTGAGCACCTGCTCCACGGATGAACCCACGGCGGCCCGGGCAACCCGCGCCCGGGCCGCCGGCGCACGCACGCGGGCCGCAGAACGCACGAACGACGAGGTGTACGACATGACCAGCACGTTCCCCGACGGCTTCCTCTGGGGTGTGGCCACCGCAGGCCACCAGGGCGAGGGCGGCAACGACCGCAGCGACATGTGGACGTTGGAGCACACCACGCCGTCGCTGTTCGTCGAGCCGAGCGGACCCGCCTGCCGGCACTACGACCTGTGGGAGGACGACCTCGACCTCGTCGCCGACCTCGGCCTGAACGCCTTCCGGTTCTCGGTGGAGTGGGCGCGCATCGAGCCCGAGCGCGGGGTCGTCGACGCCGCAGCCCTCGACCACTACGAGCAGGTCGTGGACGGGTGCCTGGCCCGGGGGCTGGCCCCGGTCGTCACGTTCAACCACTTCGCGTCCCCGCACTGGTTCGCCGCCTCGGGGTCGTGGCTCGCCCCCGACGCACCCGCGCTGTTCGCGGACCAGTGCGACCGGGTCATGGCCCGGTTCGGGGACCGCATCGCGACGGCCGTGACCCTCAACGAGCCGAACCTCGAGCAGGTGCTGCAGGCAGGCGGCAAGCTGCCGCCGATCGCCGAGCAGATCAAGAAGGAGATGCTCGCCGCCGCCGCCCGCAACGCAGGTGTCGAGCGGTACTTCGCCTCCAACGTCATCCCGGCCGAGCAGCAGGAGGCCTTCCAGGGCGCCTTCACCCAGGCCCACCGTGCCGCGGTCGCGGCGATCAAGGCCCGCAGGGCCGACCTGCCGACAGGGGTGTCGATCGCGATCCTCGACGAGGTGGCCCTGCCCGGCGGTGAGGAGCGTCGCGACGCCAAGCGCGCCGCGGTCTACGACCACTGGCTCACCGTGGCGCGCGAGGACGACTTCGTCGGCGTGCAGAACTACGAGTCGGCCTTCCACGGACCCGACGGCGAGGTCGTCCCCGACGGCCCCCGCAACGGCATGGGCACCCTGGTTGAGCCGGCGTCGCTGGCCCGGTCGGTGCGGTACGCGCACGAGGTCTCCGGCGTCCCGGTGCTGGTCACCGAGCACGGCATGCAGACCGAGGACGACGCGCAGCGTGCCGCGTTCGTGCCGCAGGCGCTCGATCTCCTGGCCGCCGAGGCCGCCGCGGGCACCCCCGTGCTCGGGTACCTGCACTGGACGCTGCTGGACAACTTCGAGTGGATCTTCGGCTACGGGCCCAAGCTCGGGCTGGTCGAGGTCGACCGAACGACCTTCGCCCGCACCCCCAAGCCTTCCGCGTACGCGTACGCGCGGGCTGTGGCGGGGTACCGGCCCGCCGTGGTCGGCTGAGCGGGGGCGGGCCGTCATGGCGCTGAGGGTCGCGACGCGCTGCCGGGTCGTCGTCGACAACGACTTCGCCGGTGACCCCGACGGGCTCGTGGCGCTCGCGCACCACCTGCTCTCGCCGGGGCACCGCGTGGACGCCGTGACCAGCTCGCGGCTGTCGCCGGTGTTCGGTCCGCCCGCCGGCGGCGCCGCGGCCGGGGCGGCGTACGCGGCCGAGCTGGTCGACCTCGTCGGTGGGGCGGCCCGCCCGGTCGTCGCCGCCGGCGGGGACGTGCCGTTCGAGGAGACCCAGGGGCTGTCCGCCGCTGCCGCTCTCATCGTCGAGCAGGGCCGCCGGGACGACCCGCTCCCGCTGGTCCTGGTCTGCGGGGGACCGCTGACGACCGTCGCCGAGGCCCTGCGGGCGGCACCGGACCTCGTGGACCGGATCACCCTGGCCTGGGTCGGCGGAGCGCGGTCCGCCGTCGAGGAGTACAACCGCGACACCGATCCGGCGGCCGCCGCGTTCGTGCTCGGCCTGCCCGGCCTGGCCGTGCGGCAGTTCCCGCTCGAGACGTACCGGCGCTGCGCGTGGAGCCTTGCGCAGGT
Coding sequences within:
- a CDS encoding glycoside hydrolase family 1 protein, which produces MTSTFPDGFLWGVATAGHQGEGGNDRSDMWTLEHTTPSLFVEPSGPACRHYDLWEDDLDLVADLGLNAFRFSVEWARIEPERGVVDAAALDHYEQVVDGCLARGLAPVVTFNHFASPHWFAASGSWLAPDAPALFADQCDRVMARFGDRIATAVTLNEPNLEQVLQAGGKLPPIAEQIKKEMLAAAARNAGVERYFASNVIPAEQQEAFQGAFTQAHRAAVAAIKARRADLPTGVSIAILDEVALPGGEERRDAKRAAVYDHWLTVAREDDFVGVQNYESAFHGPDGEVVPDGPRNGMGTLVEPASLARSVRYAHEVSGVPVLVTEHGMQTEDDAQRAAFVPQALDLLAAEAAAGTPVLGYLHWTLLDNFEWIFGYGPKLGLVEVDRTTFARTPKPSAYAYARAVAGYRPAVVG
- a CDS encoding MFS transporter, whose translation is MTIHAESTQSLDPADGGLHDPAGFAPTTSGSTARTIALVLIAAVGMYVMAMSLSTALSLRIASVAPDTKDVLYSRIVSIGALAMLVVVPLAGALSDRTTSRFGRRRPWIVAGLLVTLLGALVVGASSNPLVIGAAYIVAVAAMQAGFNAYAVIPVEAVPDAMRARVMGVMGLFGALAFSGGSYLTGALVDQPLLLMTVPVLLALVASLPLLALYRDPVKVRAEVPALDVRSMVGGMIVNPRKHPNFGWTWLARFLAGMAMAALFTYFIYFMIDVLAVPLPEVGAKAGLLTLISAPVSIICFTGSGWLSDKIGRRKPIVAAAALFMAAGLVLGATASSFNGFAVAWVVFAVGQAAYLTVDLALCASVLPDSRDAGKDMAVFGLALNIPNILVPALGPTILALGGGQNYTVLWIGAAVLCITGAALMPLIKGVR
- a CDS encoding TetR/AcrR family transcriptional regulator, encoding MAGPRGEYRKSAERRAQILEAAHVVFARSGYTGSSVNEIARQVGMTQTGVLHHFAGGKVALLRAVLESRDHGAEDVLAGRTGRDFLAGLVEISRRQGEQRGMVQLYKVLAAEGTDPDHPAHDYFVERFSRITQAVTAAYQAIAADGGLVDGVDPGRAAIDTLAATEGLEVLWLNGLDVDMAADIERLISGFLTAPLGQHAATSGPATDPSQVADQAPVTRSRQPPDHVSGRVDGNSDSGVPQSGARAGP
- a CDS encoding nucleoside hydrolase, whose product is MALRVATRCRVVVDNDFAGDPDGLVALAHHLLSPGHRVDAVTSSRLSPVFGPPAGGAAAGAAYAAELVDLVGGAARPVVAAGGDVPFEETQGLSAAAALIVEQGRRDDPLPLVLVCGGPLTTVAEALRAAPDLVDRITLAWVGGARSAVEEYNRDTDPAAAAFVLGLPGLAVRQFPLETYRRCAWSLAQVEDLLSGAGPLGAWLWRRFVELPLPPGFAVDAVWPLGDSAPLIGTALSQESSTFERASDGPADRLFCTDLDTSLLFGDMVALFRRHAAAHPA